Proteins from a genomic interval of Xiphias gladius isolate SHS-SW01 ecotype Sanya breed wild chromosome 23, ASM1685928v1, whole genome shotgun sequence:
- the tmem216 gene encoding transmembrane protein 216 encodes MAPGNQPILSSIPLQVLLYLNSWYFAAFYVAEILMFVYKGLSLPYPSNNLVLDVVLLVIFLGLETLRIFYGWKGNLCERSLALCASLFILFPCTALAVYYLLLQTFVLRLEFILNAVLLCFYSLEFLLGLLSISAFSRSKVY; translated from the exons ATGGCGCCTG GAAACCAACCAATC CTTTCGTCCATTCCTCTGCAGGTCCTCCTCTACCTGAACAGCTGGTACTTCGCAGCTTTCTACGTGGCAGAGATTCTCATGTTCGTCTACAAAG GGCTTTCACTCCCGTACCCGTCAAATAATCTGGTCCTGGATGTGGTGCTGCTGGTGATCTTCCTCGGTCTGGAGACCCTCAGGATCTTTTATG GTTGGAAGGGGAACCTGTGTGAGCGCTCTCTGGCCCTGTGTGCGTCGCTCTTCATCCTGTTTCCCTGTACGGCGCTGGCTGTTTACTACCTTCTGCTGCAGACCTTCGTCCTGCGGCTGGAGTTCATCCTCAACGCCGTCCTGCTCTGCTTCTACAGCCTCGAGTTCCTGCTCGGACTCCTCTCCATATCTGCCTTCTCCAG GTCCAAAGTGTACTGA